In Hahella sp. HNIBRBA332, the genomic window TCTGACGCAACAATAATCTCCATGTCGGGATAGTCCAGCTCCAAACTGTTTTCTATCTTCTCCCGAATACGATCTCGCTCGTTGTGAGCTGTGATAATGAGAGAGACTTTTCTTGAGGCCGCCCCTTCCGCCCTGACCATTCTTCTTTTTGGCAGCAGCTTCAAAATCAAAGGATATAGAAAGTAACTATACACTGCGCCAAACAACGCCACCCAGAATAGTATTTTGAGCATGGGTCACCTATTCAAAATTAAGCTGAAATTCTTCTCAAACCCCATCCACATACATTAACGCGACCCCATAATAATCAGGTATTACGTCAACACCGTGTTTGGCGCAGGATATTAGCATATCGCCAATCGCAAGTTGGAATTTTTAGCTGTGGATTCAACCATTAAAAAGGGAAAAACAACGGCGTAAGCAAGACCACCATGACACCATAAACCAATGCCACAGGAGCCCCCGCTTTGATGTAGTCCAAAAACCGGTAGTTGCCAGCGGAGTAAACCATTAAGTTTGTCTGGTAGCCATAAGGCGAGAGAAAGCTCGCACTCGCAGCATAGGCCACCACCATAAAAAATGGTTTTGGATCAACATTCATACTCTCTGCCGCCGCCAAGGCAATAGGAAACGCTAGCGCCGCAGCAGCATTATTTGTTATCAATTCCGTTAACAACCAAGTCGCCAAATATATACCCGCCAAAGCCCCCCAAGGGCCCAGTCCACCAAAAACAGACATAATTCCAGTAGACACAACATCAGCCAAGCCGCTTTGAGTCATAGCTTGGGCAATGCCCAGCGCAGCGCCAATTATCAAGATCAGCTCTATTGGTAATTTTCTGAACAATTCATTCAAACTGATGAAGCGCATTGATATATAAAAAAGAAGCAAAAACAAAGCACCATCAAAAAGTGAATAAAGCCCCATCGCACTTCCCAACAGCATCCCCAGAAAACCCAAGACTATTAAAGCGCTATTGAGCCCAGAGAACTTTTGGTTTGTGCGTAACCCCCTAACTACCAACAAATTAGAAGCCAAGTTGGGCATATTCATAAAGTCGTCACCCACAGCCAGGACTAACGCATCACCCGGAAATATCCGAATTTTACCCAGCCCACCCTTTAGGCGCTCATCCCCCCGACGAATTGCAACGACCCCAGCATCAAACATCGCCCGAAAGTTAACCTCCTTTAGAGTCTTCCCTTTCAGTTGTGATGATTGAGTCACCACCACTTCCACCAAGTTTCTCTCAAGAAGGTCCTGCTTATCGTCGAAAGGCACCAAGCCCGGAAAATGGCTCAGTAACTGAACTTGAGAAATATCGCCAGCAAAAATAAGCACATCGTTAGGTTCTATTAGCTCGGAAGGCGTCACTGGCGTAATCAAGTGCCCCCGCCGAATAATTTCTACAAGAAATAGCTGCTCCAAATTTCTGAACCCATTCTCAGACACTGTCTTACCAATCAGCGGCGATTGAGACAACACTGTGTATTCAAGAAAGTACTCTGATTGCAGTGCGGATTTTGTCTTGCCATTTTTAGGCAAGGAACGCACGCTCAAAAACACAATACACGCACAACCACAAATGAAAACCGGCAGCCCAACCCACGCAAAATCAAGCAACGCCAGCGGAGGATACCCCGCCTCACGAACAAAACCATCCACAATAAGGTTCGTGGAGGTGCCAACGAGAGTGAGAACGCCACCAAGAATGGATGCATAAGAAAGAGGAATTAGCAGGCGCGAAGGTGAAATAGAGTTATTATTCTTCAGCGGTGCAATAAGGGAACTAACAACAGCTGTATTATTTGCAAAGCTGCTTACAATTCCCGCCACCCCAATGGTCTTCAGTAAGCTACCTCGCTCCGTACTT contains:
- a CDS encoding SLC13 family permease; translation: MFGELDLWLSALVVLSILVALAVTSLRPAMVFIFGLVTLYVFGLVDREKMLANFTNTSLASLALLLLCSVALEKTLLLPRIAGWIVGSTERGSLLKTIGVAGIVSSFANNTAVVSSLIAPLKNNNSISPSRLLIPLSYASILGGVLTLVGTSTNLIVDGFVREAGYPPLALLDFAWVGLPVFICGCACIVFLSVRSLPKNGKTKSALQSEYFLEYTVLSQSPLIGKTVSENGFRNLEQLFLVEIIRRGHLITPVTPSELIEPNDVLIFAGDISQVQLLSHFPGLVPFDDKQDLLERNLVEVVVTQSSQLKGKTLKEVNFRAMFDAGVVAIRRGDERLKGGLGKIRIFPGDALVLAVGDDFMNMPNLASNLLVVRGLRTNQKFSGLNSALIVLGFLGMLLGSAMGLYSLFDGALFLLLFYISMRFISLNELFRKLPIELILIIGAALGIAQAMTQSGLADVVSTGIMSVFGGLGPWGALAGIYLATWLLTELITNNAAAALAFPIALAAAESMNVDPKPFFMVVAYAASASFLSPYGYQTNLMVYSAGNYRFLDYIKAGAPVALVYGVMVVLLTPLFFPF